The proteins below come from a single Halobacteriovorax sp. DA5 genomic window:
- a CDS encoding TIGR02530 family flagellar biosynthesis protein → MERVTHQLTISKHAKKRLLERQIHFSENDYSRLNEAAHKLKLKGVKESLVITDDAAFILDIDRYCLITAVNKDELSDNIFTKIDATMIL, encoded by the coding sequence ATGGAGAGAGTCACACACCAATTAACAATTTCAAAACATGCAAAAAAGCGCCTGCTTGAGCGCCAAATTCACTTTAGCGAAAATGATTATAGCCGCTTAAATGAAGCTGCTCATAAATTGAAGTTAAAAGGCGTAAAGGAATCCTTAGTTATTACTGACGATGCAGCCTTTATTCTCGATATCGATCGCTACTGTTTAATAACAGCAGTAAATAAAGACGAACTTAGTGATAATATTTTCACTAAAATTGATGCAACAATGATCTTATAG
- the deoC gene encoding deoxyribose-phosphate aldolase → MQDIAQFIDHTLLKPEASSLQIKKLCQEANEYGFKSVCINPSNILEARKHIDPSKSLICTVIGFPLGAMTTETKVFETKDAIEKGADEIDMVLNIGRLKEGNLEYIEQDIAAVVKAANGKVVKVIFETCLLNEKEIRLAAKASISAGASFIKTSTGFSSEGANPEVVSIMIDEAQGKCEVKASGGVRSLEDARKYLEMGVKRLGTSSGVAIMEGEKNITTSY, encoded by the coding sequence ATGCAAGACATCGCTCAATTTATTGACCACACTTTATTAAAGCCTGAAGCAAGTAGCCTACAAATTAAAAAGCTATGCCAAGAAGCTAATGAGTATGGCTTTAAATCAGTTTGTATAAATCCAAGTAATATCCTCGAAGCAAGGAAGCATATTGACCCAAGTAAGTCACTTATTTGTACAGTTATTGGTTTTCCACTTGGCGCCATGACGACAGAAACAAAGGTTTTTGAAACTAAAGATGCCATCGAAAAAGGTGCAGATGAAATTGATATGGTTTTAAATATCGGAAGGCTAAAAGAAGGTAATCTTGAGTACATTGAACAAGATATCGCCGCAGTGGTTAAGGCGGCAAACGGAAAAGTTGTTAAAGTTATCTTTGAAACATGTCTTTTAAATGAAAAAGAAATTCGTTTAGCGGCCAAAGCATCCATAAGTGCTGGTGCTAGCTTCATAAAAACATCAACTGGATTCTCAAGTGAAGGAGCTAATCCTGAAGTCGTCTCAATAATGATTGATGAGGCTCAAGGAAAATGTGAAGTAAAAGCCTCTGGTGGGGTTAGAAGTCTTGAGGATGCACGTAAATATCTAGAAATGGGTGTAAAAAGACTAGGAACGAGTTCTGGTGTCGCGATCATGGAAGGTGAAAAAAATATCACAACTTCTTACTAA
- a CDS encoding CRTAC1 family protein: MKYSLLLLSSVLIATSCSSKVFKKKEKKSKAKQVKLNYGPTKASSKFVDVTQKLGLDGIKASRVYVYDINGDGREDLVFLNGNYSVPQFYLATDDGFVKAKNIYFEDDVQVTFMQFVDLDKDGIVDVITGIHNQKSALTKKPLVSYKGSPSRNNGIVFRKFSETSFDFIAPISNVNIFDYDNDGFLDFFVANWFDRNEEGKTIENRLFTYKNGKISEISGALTSELEERGNTYINVAPTFSSSICDINNDGFADILTSNSAGHPNKLWLSTKRGKSIVYTDAGVSSGYSMDAITSGGRFNGGNSTFAICGDYNNDGYYDIAMGEISHSLDLESRDRSSILTNKGLKSISFIRTEYTNDEAKANWNQGDMRGLWTDLNNDGLIDLLVDNSGFPPHSRLVSFVQERDHELVNRGPDLGIDIVNPSSTVVFDFNDDGRMDILTIQTNTRDFRIQPRVYLFENRLPQKNFIKLKLVGKNSNREAYGAKIIADTNKGNTYTRQHYPSFGQFQPQSTSYIHIGLGDEKVSEVVVEWPYLLKNGKKLRKTYPVLMNSTTVIKE, translated from the coding sequence ATGAAATATTCTTTACTCCTACTTTCTTCGGTCCTAATTGCTACTTCATGTTCAAGTAAGGTCTTTAAAAAGAAAGAAAAAAAATCGAAAGCAAAACAAGTCAAACTTAACTATGGGCCAACAAAGGCAAGTTCGAAATTTGTCGATGTAACTCAAAAGCTTGGTCTTGATGGTATTAAGGCATCACGTGTTTATGTTTACGATATAAATGGTGATGGAAGAGAAGATCTTGTCTTTTTAAATGGGAATTATTCTGTTCCTCAATTTTATCTTGCGACAGACGATGGATTTGTAAAAGCTAAGAATATTTACTTTGAAGATGATGTTCAGGTTACATTCATGCAATTTGTAGACCTCGATAAGGACGGCATTGTAGATGTAATTACGGGAATTCATAATCAAAAGTCAGCACTGACGAAAAAGCCACTTGTTTCTTACAAAGGTAGTCCATCGCGAAATAATGGAATTGTTTTTAGAAAATTTAGTGAAACTAGTTTTGATTTTATAGCGCCAATCTCTAACGTAAATATCTTTGATTATGACAATGATGGTTTTTTAGACTTCTTTGTTGCCAATTGGTTTGATCGCAACGAAGAGGGCAAAACAATCGAAAACAGACTTTTTACTTATAAGAATGGAAAAATTTCTGAAATCTCGGGAGCACTAACGAGTGAATTAGAAGAAAGAGGCAATACTTATATTAATGTGGCCCCTACATTTTCTTCAAGTATTTGCGATATAAATAATGATGGTTTCGCAGACATTTTAACAAGTAATTCTGCAGGCCATCCAAATAAGTTGTGGCTTTCCACAAAGCGTGGAAAGAGTATCGTCTATACTGATGCAGGAGTGAGTTCCGGATATAGTATGGATGCTATCACAAGTGGTGGCCGCTTTAATGGCGGAAATTCAACTTTTGCAATTTGTGGCGATTATAATAATGATGGCTATTATGATATTGCCATGGGAGAAATCTCGCACTCTCTGGACTTAGAGTCTCGTGATCGCTCAAGTATTTTAACTAATAAAGGGCTTAAGAGTATTTCATTTATTCGTACAGAGTATACAAATGATGAGGCGAAGGCGAATTGGAACCAAGGGGATATGAGAGGACTTTGGACTGATCTGAATAATGATGGCCTTATTGATCTACTCGTTGATAATTCAGGATTTCCTCCTCACTCAAGACTTGTGTCTTTTGTGCAAGAAAGAGATCATGAGTTAGTTAACCGAGGCCCGGATCTTGGTATTGATATTGTTAATCCTAGCTCAACAGTAGTGTTTGATTTTAATGATGATGGACGAATGGATATCTTAACGATTCAGACAAATACTCGTGATTTTAGAATTCAGCCTAGAGTATATCTTTTTGAAAATCGACTACCACAGAAGAACTTTATAAAGTTAAAATTAGTAGGAAAGAATTCAAATAGAGAAGCTTATGGAGCTAAAATCATAGCTGATACGAATAAAGGTAATACATATACTCGTCAGCATTATCCATCATTTGGCCAATTCCAACCTCAGAGTACATCTTATATACATATTGGCCTTGGTGACGAGAAGGTAAGTGAAGTTGTTGTTGAATGGCCTTATCTGTTAAAAAATGGGAAGAAACTTAGAAAAACTTATCCTGTCTTGATGAACTCCACGACAGTTATAAAAGAGTAG
- a CDS encoding response regulator transcription factor has protein sequence MNNFGKILVVEDDNNLGDTLSEYLGDIGHECRLAKNVKDARYYFEDFKPNIILMDIGLPDGNGIDLAKDFRKLRKDFILLFLSALNDPQTKVEGFEAGGEDYITKPFALKELTIRLDRLLSFKTNIDSLEEEILIGDLKIWPKRFEVQDGDGKILNLTQKECAILEILLKKKNEAVERDFIIDEVWGEDKFPSQRTVDNYIVKLRKWAESDSKNSLEIQSVRGIGYKLIIKE, from the coding sequence ATGAATAACTTCGGAAAGATTCTTGTCGTTGAAGATGATAACAATCTAGGTGATACACTAAGCGAATACTTAGGCGACATCGGTCACGAATGCCGACTTGCAAAGAATGTTAAAGACGCTCGTTACTATTTCGAAGACTTCAAACCAAATATCATTCTAATGGATATTGGACTTCCAGACGGAAATGGGATTGATCTTGCTAAAGACTTTAGAAAGCTTAGAAAAGACTTCATTCTTCTTTTCTTATCTGCTCTAAATGACCCTCAAACAAAAGTTGAAGGGTTTGAAGCAGGTGGCGAAGATTATATTACAAAGCCATTTGCCTTAAAAGAGCTAACGATAAGACTGGATCGACTACTAAGCTTTAAGACTAATATCGACTCCCTTGAGGAAGAAATTCTTATTGGTGATTTAAAAATTTGGCCAAAGCGATTTGAAGTACAAGATGGCGACGGCAAGATACTAAATCTAACACAAAAAGAGTGTGCCATTCTAGAAATCTTACTAAAGAAAAAGAATGAAGCTGTTGAAAGAGATTTTATTATTGATGAAGTATGGGGTGAGGATAAATTTCCATCACAACGTACTGTAGATAACTATATTGTTAAACTTAGAAAATGGGCCGAGAGTGACTCAAAGAACTCACTTGAGATTCAAAGTGTTCGCGGAATTGGCTACAAGCTTATTATAAAGGAATAA
- a CDS encoding uroporphyrinogen decarboxylase family protein, with protein sequence MGLFNDRKSENGKEFVPVWFMRQAGRYHDHYQGMKKDHTFMELCKKPELACEVTMGPINDFKFDAAILFSDLLFPLEQMGMGLEYAPGPKLEKTLETVADVKALKFLDSAENFYKFQGEACTLLKDALPSNKTLLGFVGAPFTLYTYAVEGSHAGALYSSKIGLYDGRWDAFVDLLLPELLGEMRAQAIGGADAMCLFDTAAGELNFEDYTQKVLPVLKKVTAEFKKEFPNKKVIYYSKMTHLRYLQAIEDDNIDVLGIDWRHDLGHVLNTLGNDYYIQGNLEPAYLGLPWETLEKKWMDLYESVQNANAPMNKWICGLGHGCLQWIDQENVRKSVDLIQTKFQY encoded by the coding sequence ATGGGATTATTTAACGATCGCAAAAGTGAAAATGGAAAAGAATTTGTACCTGTATGGTTTATGAGACAAGCTGGGCGCTACCACGACCACTACCAAGGTATGAAAAAAGATCATACATTCATGGAGCTATGTAAAAAACCAGAGCTTGCATGTGAAGTAACAATGGGCCCAATCAATGACTTTAAATTTGATGCGGCTATTCTATTCTCAGATCTACTCTTCCCTCTAGAGCAAATGGGAATGGGCCTAGAGTATGCTCCAGGACCAAAGCTTGAAAAAACTCTAGAAACTGTTGCAGATGTAAAAGCACTTAAATTCTTAGATAGCGCAGAGAACTTTTATAAATTCCAAGGAGAAGCATGTACTCTTCTTAAAGATGCTCTACCAAGTAACAAGACACTTCTAGGTTTCGTAGGTGCTCCTTTCACTCTTTATACATATGCAGTTGAAGGATCTCATGCTGGTGCCTTATACAGCTCAAAAATTGGTCTATATGACGGACGTTGGGATGCATTTGTCGATCTACTTCTTCCAGAACTACTAGGAGAAATGAGAGCTCAGGCCATTGGTGGCGCAGACGCAATGTGTCTTTTTGATACAGCAGCCGGTGAGCTTAATTTTGAAGATTACACTCAAAAAGTACTACCAGTACTTAAGAAAGTAACTGCTGAATTCAAAAAAGAATTCCCAAATAAGAAAGTAATTTACTACTCAAAAATGACTCACCTTAGATACCTACAGGCGATTGAAGATGACAATATTGATGTACTAGGTATCGATTGGCGTCATGACCTTGGTCATGTTTTAAATACTCTAGGAAATGACTATTATATTCAAGGAAACCTTGAACCAGCTTATCTAGGACTTCCATGGGAGACTCTTGAGAAGAAGTGGATGGACCTATATGAGTCAGTGCAAAATGCTAATGCACCGATGAATAAATGGATTTGCGGTCTTGGACACGGATGCCTTCAGTGGATCGATCAAGAAAATGTACGTAAAAGTGTTGATTTAATTCAAACAAAATTTCAATATTAA
- a CDS encoding exodeoxyribonuclease III, which translates to MTKISSWNVAGLRACEKKGFYDWYLEDNSDVICLQETKALPEQLSDRLNNPDNHEVLIAPAEKKGYSGVATWVRKGINVKHTIGLGIPEFDCEGRTIISEFDDYILFNCYFPNGQRDHARVPYKLNFCRAVADKALALKKKTKKEVVICGDYNTAHTANDLANPKSNTKTTGFLPIEREWMDEFKAQGFTDLFRKYTSAEENGHYTWWTYRGDCRARNVGWRIDYFWSTDEFVSRVKNCWHQPDVMGSDHCPLSIEFK; encoded by the coding sequence TTGACTAAAATTTCTAGTTGGAACGTCGCAGGTCTTAGGGCCTGCGAAAAAAAAGGTTTTTACGATTGGTATTTAGAAGATAATTCAGATGTAATCTGTCTTCAAGAAACGAAGGCATTACCTGAACAATTAAGTGATCGCTTAAATAATCCTGATAACCACGAAGTGCTAATTGCTCCTGCTGAAAAGAAGGGCTATTCAGGTGTTGCTACTTGGGTTCGAAAGGGGATCAATGTTAAGCACACGATAGGGCTTGGAATTCCTGAGTTCGATTGTGAAGGCAGAACGATCATTTCTGAATTTGATGATTACATTCTTTTTAATTGTTACTTTCCAAATGGACAAAGAGATCACGCTCGAGTTCCATATAAGTTAAACTTTTGTCGTGCTGTTGCTGATAAAGCATTAGCTCTAAAGAAGAAGACGAAAAAAGAAGTTGTGATTTGTGGAGATTATAATACCGCGCATACGGCAAATGATCTTGCAAATCCAAAGTCAAATACAAAGACGACTGGTTTTCTTCCTATTGAGCGCGAATGGATGGATGAGTTTAAGGCCCAGGGCTTTACTGATTTGTTTCGCAAGTACACTTCTGCTGAAGAGAATGGCCATTACACTTGGTGGACTTACCGCGGAGATTGTCGTGCAAGGAATGTAGGCTGGCGTATTGATTACTTCTGGTCAACTGATGAGTTTGTTTCTCGTGTGAAAAACTGCTGGCATCAGCCAGATGTTATGGGAAGTGATCACTGTCCACTATCGATTGAATTTAAATAA
- a CDS encoding response regulator transcription factor yields MSRILLIEDEQNIAKGIILNLELEGYEVVHANRGDLGIKFYKDQEFDLVVLDLMLPVISGEDILVQIREINEKTPVLVLSAKDSSKSKVRCFNLGTDDYLSKPFNLDEFILRVKRLLKRSSWTKKEVTIYKFGANEIHFSDFKALCQGEEYTLTEQEVKILTLLTQNEGEVVTRGELLELLGYKKDSNTRTIDNFIVRFRKYFEENPKEPKHIISIRSVGYKFIK; encoded by the coding sequence ATGAGTCGTATTTTACTTATTGAAGATGAGCAAAATATTGCGAAAGGTATTATCTTAAACCTCGAATTAGAAGGCTATGAAGTCGTTCATGCAAATCGAGGAGATTTGGGAATCAAATTTTATAAGGATCAAGAGTTTGACTTAGTTGTCTTGGATCTCATGCTTCCGGTAATAAGTGGTGAAGATATTCTTGTGCAAATACGAGAGATTAATGAGAAAACACCAGTTCTTGTTCTTTCGGCAAAGGATAGCTCGAAATCAAAAGTGCGCTGTTTTAATTTAGGTACTGATGATTACTTATCGAAGCCTTTTAACTTAGATGAGTTCATCTTGCGAGTAAAGCGTCTTTTAAAGCGCTCTAGTTGGACAAAAAAGGAAGTCACTATATATAAATTTGGGGCCAATGAAATACACTTTTCTGACTTTAAAGCACTCTGCCAGGGAGAGGAATATACTCTAACAGAGCAGGAAGTGAAGATTTTGACACTTTTAACGCAAAATGAGGGTGAAGTGGTTACGCGCGGTGAGTTACTTGAATTATTAGGCTACAAAAAGGATTCAAATACTCGTACCATTGACAACTTCATTGTACGTTTTAGAAAATACTTTGAAGAGAACCCTAAGGAACCAAAACATATAATAAGTATCCGATCTGTCGGATACAAATTTATTAAATAA
- a CDS encoding enoyl-ACP reductase, whose protein sequence is MGILEGKKVLVLGLANDKSIAWGIATQMKEQGARLAFSYLNEALQKRVEPLSEQIGGEFTFELDVQNEDHMTQMAEIVKEKWGEVDVIVHSLAFADKTDLKDRFHKTSREGFKMAQDISAYSLLGVCNVLKPIMAKDCSVIALTYHGSVKVLNGYNVMGVAKASLESTMRYLADDLGPEGIRVNCISAGPIRTLAASGVPGLKGFLNDVEEKSPLRRNVTQEDVGGAAVFLGSRLANGVTGQVLYVDSGISILGA, encoded by the coding sequence ATGGGAATTTTAGAAGGAAAGAAAGTTCTTGTCCTAGGACTTGCAAATGACAAGTCAATTGCATGGGGAATTGCAACACAAATGAAAGAACAAGGTGCACGTCTTGCGTTTTCATATCTTAATGAAGCACTTCAAAAAAGAGTTGAGCCACTAAGTGAACAAATCGGTGGAGAGTTTACATTTGAACTAGACGTTCAAAATGAAGATCATATGACTCAGATGGCGGAAATCGTAAAAGAAAAATGGGGAGAGGTTGATGTAATCGTTCACTCTCTAGCATTTGCTGATAAAACTGATCTTAAAGATCGCTTCCATAAAACAAGCCGTGAAGGTTTCAAGATGGCACAAGATATTTCAGCATACTCACTACTAGGTGTGTGTAATGTTCTAAAGCCTATTATGGCAAAAGATTGTTCAGTTATCGCTCTTACTTACCACGGATCAGTTAAGGTTCTTAATGGTTACAATGTAATGGGTGTTGCCAAAGCATCTCTTGAATCAACAATGAGATATCTTGCAGATGATCTAGGTCCAGAAGGAATTCGCGTAAACTGTATTTCAGCAGGTCCAATTAGAACTCTTGCTGCTTCTGGTGTTCCAGGGCTTAAAGGTTTCCTAAATGATGTTGAAGAGAAGTCGCCACTTCGTCGTAATGTTACTCAAGAAGATGTTGGTGGAGCAGCGGTATTCTTAGGTTCTCGTCTTGCTAACGGTGTTACTGGACAAGTTCTTTACGTTGACTCTGGTATCTCGATCTTAGGAGCTTAG
- a CDS encoding CpaF family protein, giving the protein MAENSVWKMLEDLSTKKGISEIVINGTKNVFVERGGEFIGLNVPLNKKDILDFSNEVALFNKKKFSNENPILDGRLPDGSRINIISEPYASQGTSITIRKYLSNNFQLDKHSQLFGINEKYIPFFKSLIKAKKNILISGGTGSGKTTFMNMLLKEVSPDERIITIEDTLELVVPNTNCVRLEAGLTSGQEGLSMSQLVKNTLRMRPDRIFIGEVRGAEVFDMIQAMNTGHDGSMTSIHANSPVECLQRVEALFLMAGFDLPYHVVRKYISTAVDFIIQLGRTDDGRRKVTQVLEVNNMEGNNILTTSVLEIENGELVFGGAVPNLASELARKGELPTNYWNEL; this is encoded by the coding sequence ATGGCAGAAAATAGTGTATGGAAAATGTTAGAAGACCTTTCAACGAAGAAGGGGATTTCTGAAATTGTAATCAATGGAACAAAGAATGTTTTTGTTGAAAGAGGAGGAGAGTTTATTGGACTTAACGTACCTCTTAATAAGAAAGATATTCTCGATTTCTCAAATGAAGTGGCACTATTTAATAAGAAGAAATTTTCAAACGAAAATCCTATCTTAGATGGAAGACTTCCAGATGGTTCACGTATCAATATTATTAGTGAACCATATGCATCTCAAGGTACTTCAATCACTATTAGAAAATATCTTTCAAATAATTTCCAACTCGATAAGCACTCTCAGCTTTTTGGAATTAATGAAAAATATATTCCTTTCTTCAAATCACTTATTAAGGCCAAGAAAAATATTCTTATTTCTGGTGGAACTGGTTCAGGTAAGACGACATTTATGAATATGCTTCTTAAGGAAGTTTCTCCTGATGAGAGAATCATTACAATCGAAGATACTCTCGAGTTAGTTGTTCCTAATACAAATTGTGTAAGGCTAGAGGCCGGGCTAACAAGTGGACAAGAAGGGCTTTCGATGAGCCAACTTGTTAAGAATACACTTCGTATGAGACCAGATCGTATCTTTATTGGTGAGGTAAGGGGAGCTGAAGTTTTTGATATGATTCAGGCAATGAACACTGGACATGATGGAAGTATGACTTCGATTCACGCCAATTCTCCTGTGGAATGTTTACAAAGAGTAGAGGCCCTCTTTTTAATGGCAGGCTTTGATCTTCCTTATCATGTTGTTAGAAAGTATATTTCAACAGCAGTCGACTTCATTATTCAATTAGGACGTACTGATGACGGCCGTAGAAAAGTTACGCAAGTGCTGGAAGTCAATAATATGGAAGGAAATAATATCCTTACGACTTCAGTTCTTGAAATTGAAAATGGTGAGCTAGTATTTGGCGGTGCGGTTCCAAACCTTGCAAGTGAGTTAGCTCGAAAAGGTGAATTACCAACAAATTATTGGAATGAGCTATAA
- a CDS encoding sensor histidine kinase KdpD — MSLIKRGPFFIHPLFIFISSLVALGISLYLYISSYLEVNAKLTDFVNKSNIPLVQFQQTETWVMILILSILVSLIIVGFSMVFYYYQKLRQLYRMQQNFINGFTHELKTPVASIAIFIDTLKRHSFEREKQLEYLDIMRHDTERLGDNIEQILQLGRLEEKKVEPDLRQINIRQTIEEFVHRNRHNFSELDISFVHLDNEESIEFDSKLFDILLMNILTNAIRYNSKEVKTMEIIFQKGKRFSELFFVDNGDGVEEKDLKNIFKKFYQVGKSSKGSGVGLYMATQIMKIHGGRISAESEGVDQGMTLKLLFKNRVS, encoded by the coding sequence ATGTCACTTATTAAACGCGGTCCATTTTTTATTCACCCGCTCTTTATCTTTATATCGAGCTTGGTGGCCTTAGGTATTTCTTTATATCTCTATATTTCTTCTTACTTAGAGGTTAATGCCAAGTTAACGGACTTTGTTAACAAGTCGAATATTCCTCTTGTTCAGTTCCAACAAACTGAAACATGGGTAATGATCTTAATTCTGTCTATTTTAGTTTCACTTATTATCGTTGGCTTTAGTATGGTTTTTTATTATTACCAAAAACTTCGCCAGCTCTATCGTATGCAGCAAAACTTTATTAATGGATTTACTCACGAACTAAAGACTCCCGTTGCTTCGATTGCAATCTTTATTGATACTTTAAAACGCCACAGCTTTGAGAGAGAAAAGCAGTTGGAATATCTCGATATTATGAGACATGATACAGAAAGACTTGGTGATAATATTGAGCAAATCCTTCAACTTGGGCGTCTCGAAGAAAAGAAAGTCGAGCCTGATTTAAGACAAATCAATATCCGCCAGACAATCGAAGAGTTTGTTCATCGTAATCGTCATAATTTCTCTGAGCTTGATATATCGTTTGTACATCTTGATAATGAAGAATCAATCGAATTTGATAGCAAGCTTTTTGATATTCTATTAATGAATATTTTGACTAATGCAATTCGCTACAATAGCAAAGAAGTGAAGACAATGGAGATCATCTTTCAAAAAGGGAAACGTTTTAGTGAACTCTTCTTTGTTGATAATGGTGATGGTGTAGAAGAAAAAGATTTGAAAAATATTTTTAAAAAATTCTACCAAGTTGGAAAGTCATCAAAGGGAAGTGGTGTCGGACTTTATATGGCCACTCAAATTATGAAAATTCATGGAGGACGCATTAGCGCTGAAAGTGAAGGTGTCGATCAGGGGATGACATTAAAGTTATTATTTAAAAATAGGGTTAGTTAA
- a CDS encoding YtfJ family protein yields the protein MKKFFMMALICASTLAMKPATVEISGENGGRLNGKAWSSTELKDKVHVLFYVDPDEKDLNNHASEALAREKFDRTKYASVAVINMDATWLPNSILEGALEDKQKKYPDTIYVKDLEKVIVKKWKGIVKDDDSNILVFDKKGSLVYKINGKASEAQVKEMITIIKKNM from the coding sequence ATGAAGAAGTTTTTTATGATGGCGCTTATTTGTGCATCAACACTGGCAATGAAACCAGCTACAGTTGAAATTTCGGGTGAAAATGGTGGCCGTTTAAATGGTAAAGCGTGGTCGTCAACTGAATTAAAAGACAAAGTTCACGTACTCTTTTATGTTGATCCTGATGAAAAAGATTTAAATAACCATGCTTCAGAAGCACTAGCTCGTGAAAAATTTGACCGCACTAAATATGCCTCAGTTGCAGTAATTAATATGGATGCGACTTGGCTTCCAAACTCAATCCTAGAAGGTGCTTTAGAAGATAAGCAAAAGAAATACCCTGATACAATTTACGTAAAAGATCTTGAAAAAGTAATCGTAAAAAAATGGAAAGGAATCGTAAAAGATGACGATTCGAATATCCTTGTCTTTGATAAGAAAGGTAGCTTAGTTTACAAGATCAATGGCAAAGCAAGCGAAGCTCAAGTGAAAGAGATGATTACAATTATCAAAAAGAATATGTAG
- a CDS encoding M20/M25/M40 family metallo-hydrolase: MKITRKICVQLLAGLSLLTINTHAFEHNYIVTGKDLFQSTQSLHSNLQIDIIKVEKDLVIAKTKIMSEQAEISHLAHEEHQRCGGFFAFQTKEEALQFVKEQKENSNINAFLADYTINQEDLVRSAIANAKESSIRSVIEKLSSYNNRYYKSETGVDSQQWLKDHWTSLTSHRSDISVDFFNHSSYPQPSVIATIKGKSDDVIVIGGHGDSIAGWWGRTNAHAPGADDNASGVATVTEVLKTLAQSGYQPEKTIMFMSYAAEEVGLLGSKEIAQTFKRQGKNVVGVMQLDMTNFNGSNDDITIITDYTNEAQNNFLGSLLDKYLPELSWGRDTCGYACSDHASWTAQGFPASTPFETRKREMNGKIHSSRDTLDNMGGTADHALKFAKLALAFTIELDR, encoded by the coding sequence ATGAAAATTACACGCAAGATTTGTGTTCAGTTACTAGCAGGACTCTCACTACTTACAATTAATACTCATGCGTTTGAGCACAACTACATCGTGACAGGAAAGGACTTATTCCAGTCAACGCAAAGTCTACACTCGAATCTGCAAATTGATATTATTAAGGTTGAAAAAGACCTTGTTATTGCTAAGACAAAAATTATGAGCGAGCAAGCTGAGATCTCTCACCTTGCACACGAAGAGCATCAAAGATGTGGTGGTTTCTTTGCGTTTCAAACGAAAGAAGAAGCACTTCAATTCGTAAAAGAACAAAAAGAAAACTCAAATATTAATGCATTCTTAGCTGATTACACAATCAACCAAGAAGATCTTGTTAGATCGGCCATTGCAAATGCAAAAGAAAGCTCAATAAGAAGTGTTATTGAAAAGCTTTCTAGCTACAATAACAGATATTATAAATCTGAAACAGGTGTTGATTCTCAACAGTGGCTTAAAGATCACTGGACAAGCCTAACATCACACCGTTCTGATATTAGTGTTGATTTCTTTAACCACTCTTCATACCCACAACCATCAGTTATTGCGACAATCAAAGGTAAGAGTGATGATGTTATTGTAATCGGTGGTCACGGTGACTCAATCGCAGGTTGGTGGGGACGCACAAACGCTCACGCACCAGGTGCCGATGATAACGCTTCAGGTGTGGCAACGGTTACTGAAGTTTTAAAAACACTAGCTCAAAGTGGTTACCAACCTGAAAAAACAATTATGTTCATGTCTTATGCTGCCGAGGAAGTTGGTCTTCTTGGTTCTAAAGAAATTGCACAAACTTTTAAAAGACAAGGTAAGAACGTTGTTGGTGTTATGCAACTTGATATGACAAACTTCAATGGTTCAAACGATGACATCACAATCATCACAGATTATACAAACGAAGCACAAAATAACTTCCTAGGTTCTCTATTAGATAAGTATCTTCCAGAACTATCTTGGGGACGTGATACTTGTGGTTATGCTTGTTCAGATCATGCTTCATGGACTGCTCAAGGCTTCCCTGCTTCAACACCATTTGAAACTCGCAAACGTGAAATGAATGGAAAAATCCACTCATCTCGTGACACTCTAGATAATATGGGTGGAACAGCTGATCACGCTCTAAAGTTTGCGAAACTAGCACTAGCATTCACAATCGAACTTGATAGATAG